A genomic segment from Streptomyces sp. NBC_00459 encodes:
- a CDS encoding TetR/AcrR family transcriptional regulator has protein sequence MSQPAKSSRTPATPDAPESAAGGRAAAQRLKMRRELAAAAMELFSTKGYEGTTVDEIAARAGVARRTFFRHFRSKEEAIFPDHDDTLIRAEAVLNAAPAHEHPLDTVCRGIKEVMKMYAARPEISVARYKLTREVPTLREAEIASVARYERLFTRYLLGHFDEHAHDDDANDDPLLAEVAASAVVTAHNHVLRRWLRAGGQGDVESQLDHAFGIVRKTFGTGIGAGRDTAPRSLPASVTSQGEVLVAVARTDAPLDEVMRTIEQALKERS, from the coding sequence ATGTCCCAGCCCGCCAAGTCCTCCCGTACCCCAGCCACGCCCGACGCGCCGGAGAGTGCCGCGGGCGGCCGTGCGGCCGCCCAGCGGCTCAAGATGCGCCGAGAACTGGCGGCGGCGGCGATGGAGCTGTTCTCCACCAAGGGCTACGAAGGCACCACCGTCGACGAGATCGCGGCCCGGGCCGGTGTGGCCCGCCGCACCTTCTTCCGGCACTTCCGGTCCAAGGAGGAGGCGATCTTCCCGGACCACGACGACACGTTGATCCGGGCGGAGGCGGTGCTCAACGCGGCGCCGGCGCACGAGCATCCGCTCGACACCGTGTGCCGCGGCATCAAGGAAGTCATGAAGATGTACGCGGCCCGGCCGGAGATCTCGGTCGCCCGCTACAAGCTGACGCGCGAGGTCCCCACCCTGCGGGAGGCGGAGATCGCGTCGGTCGCCCGCTACGAACGCCTCTTCACCCGCTATCTCCTGGGCCACTTCGACGAGCACGCCCACGACGACGACGCGAACGACGATCCGCTGCTGGCCGAGGTCGCCGCGTCGGCCGTGGTCACCGCTCACAACCACGTCCTGCGACGCTGGCTGCGGGCAGGCGGCCAGGGCGACGTCGAGTCACAGCTCGACCACGCCTTCGGGATCGTACGGAAGACCTTCGGTACGGGCATCGGGGCCGGACGTGACACCGCCCCCCGGAGCCTTCCGGCCTCGGTGACCTCGCAGGGAGAGGTGCTGGTGGCGGTCGCGCGGACCGACGCTCCGCTCGACGAGGTGATGCGGACCATCGAGCAGGCGCTGAAGGAACGGTCGTAG
- a CDS encoding 3-hydroxyacyl-CoA dehydrogenase family protein, whose product MAAPLSDTSPSPLRTVAVVGLGTMGTGIAEVLTRAGREVVGIDISEATAAKAVAALESSTARAVVRGRLTEQEREDVLARFRTSTDLREAADADLVIEVAPESYEVKHQIFRALDDIVRPETILATGTNALSVTRLAADSARPERVLGLHFFNPAPAMKLVEVVSSVLTAPQAVAAVTDLAIELGKEPVAVGDRPGFVADGLLFGYLNQAAAMYEAKYASREDIDAAMRLGCGLPMGPLALLDLIGIDTARTVLEAMYSESHDRLHAPAPVLKQLSEAGLTGRKAGRGFYSYEAPGSATVVADALTPLVGGPGTPGRTVRSVGVAGSGTMASGIAEVFAKAGYEVVLAARSEEKAQTAKARIGKSLARSVDKGRLTAEAAAQTLDRITAAGSYDAFSDVDLAVEAVAEDLEVKQQLFATLDKVCKPGAVLATTTSSLPVVACARATSRPEDVIGMHFFNPAPAMKLVEVVRTVLTADDVHSTVREVCVRIKKHAVDCGDRAGFIVNALLFPYLNNAIKMVQEHYASLDDIDAAMKLGGGYPMGPFELLDVVGLDVSLAIEKVLHREFRDPGLAPAPLLEHLVAAGCLGRKTGRGFREYARR is encoded by the coding sequence ATGGCCGCTCCCCTGTCCGACACCTCTCCGTCCCCGCTCAGGACCGTCGCCGTGGTCGGCCTCGGCACGATGGGCACCGGCATCGCCGAGGTCCTCACCCGCGCCGGCCGCGAGGTCGTCGGCATCGACATCAGCGAGGCCACGGCCGCGAAGGCCGTCGCCGCACTGGAGTCCTCGACCGCCCGTGCCGTGGTGCGCGGCCGCCTCACCGAACAGGAGCGCGAGGACGTCCTCGCCCGCTTCCGCACCTCCACCGACCTGCGCGAGGCCGCCGACGCCGACCTGGTCATCGAGGTGGCGCCGGAGTCGTACGAGGTCAAGCACCAGATCTTCCGCGCCCTCGACGACATCGTGCGTCCCGAGACGATCCTCGCCACCGGCACCAACGCCCTCTCCGTCACCCGCCTCGCCGCCGACTCGGCGCGTCCCGAGCGCGTGCTGGGTCTGCACTTCTTCAACCCGGCCCCGGCGATGAAGCTCGTCGAGGTGGTCTCGTCGGTGCTGACCGCGCCGCAGGCCGTCGCCGCGGTCACCGATCTGGCGATCGAGCTGGGCAAGGAGCCCGTCGCGGTCGGTGACCGCCCCGGATTCGTCGCCGACGGGCTGCTGTTCGGCTATCTCAACCAGGCCGCCGCGATGTACGAGGCGAAGTACGCCTCCCGTGAGGACATCGACGCGGCGATGCGGCTCGGCTGCGGTCTGCCCATGGGCCCGCTCGCCCTGCTCGACCTGATCGGCATCGACACCGCCCGTACGGTCCTGGAGGCCATGTACTCCGAGTCCCACGACCGGCTGCACGCCCCGGCGCCCGTCCTCAAGCAGCTCAGCGAGGCGGGCCTGACCGGCAGGAAGGCGGGCCGCGGCTTCTACTCCTACGAGGCGCCCGGCAGCGCGACGGTCGTCGCGGACGCCCTGACCCCGCTCGTCGGCGGTCCCGGGACACCCGGCCGCACCGTCCGCTCCGTGGGTGTCGCCGGCTCCGGCACGATGGCCTCCGGTATCGCCGAGGTCTTCGCGAAGGCCGGTTACGAGGTGGTACTCGCCGCCCGCAGCGAGGAGAAGGCCCAGACCGCCAAGGCCAGGATCGGCAAGTCGCTGGCCCGCTCCGTCGACAAGGGCCGCCTGACCGCCGAGGCCGCCGCCCAGACCCTCGACCGGATCACCGCGGCGGGTTCGTACGACGCCTTCTCGGACGTCGATCTGGCCGTCGAGGCCGTCGCCGAGGACCTGGAGGTCAAGCAGCAGCTGTTCGCGACGCTGGACAAGGTCTGCAAGCCGGGCGCGGTGCTGGCCACCACCACCTCCTCGCTGCCCGTCGTCGCGTGCGCCCGCGCCACCTCTCGTCCCGAGGACGTGATCGGCATGCACTTCTTCAACCCGGCGCCGGCGATGAAGCTGGTCGAGGTCGTCCGTACGGTGCTGACGGCCGACGACGTCCACTCGACGGTCCGTGAGGTCTGCGTCCGGATCAAGAAGCATGCCGTCGACTGCGGCGACCGGGCCGGATTCATCGTCAACGCATTGCTTTTCCCGTATCTCAACAACGCGATCAAGATGGTGCAGGAGCACTATGCATCTCTTGACGACATTGACGCGGCGATGAAGCTGGGCGGCGGCTACCCGATGGGCCCGTTCGAACTGCTGGACGTGGTCGGGCTGGACGTCTCCCTGGCCATCGAGAAGGTCCTGCACCGCGAGTTCCGTGACCCCGGCCTGGCCCCCGCACCGCTCCTGGAGCACCTGGTGGCCGCGGGCTGCCTCGGCCGCAAGACGGGCCGCGGCTTCCGCGAATATGCCCGCCGCTGA
- a CDS encoding adenylosuccinate lyase, protein MDEELRSLTERLRAEAGADTSKEYEHLVATGDPDELADVLTAPGQPLWARELAAFRLGLKGDRRAFEALVLLLNHRDARRGASAAYALVRLGDPRTARAAAALATNELRVAYALHPVRLLAELRAPESVPALITTLARRLKPHDPHRRVALACVEALGTLGDRRAAPVLNEALAHPALAEAAVHALARIPSQR, encoded by the coding sequence ATGGACGAAGAGTTGCGATCACTCACGGAGCGCTTACGGGCCGAGGCCGGAGCAGACACCTCGAAGGAGTACGAACACCTGGTGGCGACCGGAGATCCCGATGAGCTGGCCGATGTCCTCACCGCTCCCGGACAGCCGCTGTGGGCCAGGGAGTTGGCCGCCTTCCGGCTCGGGCTCAAGGGGGACCGGCGAGCCTTCGAGGCCCTCGTCCTCCTCCTCAACCACCGTGACGCACGACGCGGCGCCTCCGCCGCGTACGCCCTGGTCCGTCTCGGCGATCCGCGCACGGCCCGTGCGGCAGCCGCGCTCGCGACCAACGAACTGCGCGTCGCCTACGCCCTGCACCCGGTCCGGCTGCTGGCCGAGCTGCGCGCCCCCGAGTCCGTGCCCGCGCTGATCACCACGCTGGCCCGCCGCCTGAAACCGCACGACCCTCACAGGCGGGTGGCACTCGCCTGTGTCGAGGCGCTGGGCACGCTGGGGGACCGGCGGGCGGCGCCGGTCCTGAACGAGGCCCTCGCACACCCGGCCCTCGCCGAGGCGGCGGTGCACGCGCTGGCACGCATCCCCAGCCAGAGATGA
- a CDS encoding GNAT family N-acetyltransferase — translation MNDPIIVREMTLDDCDRVSEIRVRGWQHAYKGLMPQPYLDALSVAEDAERRRTFFVRAGSEIVDLVAERAGEVIGWACHGPYREGEFRTDDAELYAIYVDVGQFGGGAGQALLGEATRRCADARHRRMYLWVLKGNDRARRFYERAGFTADGAEEPSDVDGVAVPEVRYVRELLG, via the coding sequence ATGAACGACCCGATCATCGTGCGCGAGATGACCCTCGACGACTGCGACCGTGTGTCCGAGATACGTGTCCGGGGCTGGCAGCACGCCTACAAGGGCCTGATGCCGCAGCCGTACCTCGACGCCCTCAGCGTGGCGGAGGACGCCGAGCGTCGGCGGACGTTCTTCGTGCGGGCCGGGTCGGAGATCGTCGACCTGGTCGCGGAGCGGGCCGGCGAGGTCATCGGCTGGGCCTGTCACGGGCCGTACCGGGAGGGCGAATTCCGCACCGACGACGCCGAGTTGTACGCGATCTACGTGGACGTCGGGCAGTTCGGCGGCGGAGCCGGGCAGGCGCTGCTGGGCGAGGCGACACGCCGGTGCGCCGACGCCAGGCACCGGCGCATGTACCTGTGGGTCCTCAAGGGCAACGACCGCGCCCGGCGGTTCTACGAGCGGGCGGGGTTCACCGCCGACGGCGCCGAGGAGCCCTCCGACGTGGACGGGGTCGCCGTACCGGAGGTGCGGTACGTGCGGGAACTGCTCGGCTGA
- a CDS encoding NUDIX hydrolase produces MKQDHFQDPDAPAANRLWPVVNGAVADERGRLLLIERSDDGYWALPGGMVDVGESFSEAVVREVREETGLDIAVSGLIGLYSDPRHVTSYDDGTVSQECSLVFRGTVAGGRLRTSDESRTVRFVEAREIDTLRVHPSMRLRISHALGNPSRPYLG; encoded by the coding sequence GTGAAACAGGACCACTTCCAGGATCCCGACGCCCCGGCGGCCAACCGGCTGTGGCCCGTGGTCAACGGGGCGGTGGCGGACGAACGGGGACGGCTGCTGCTCATCGAGCGGTCCGACGACGGTTACTGGGCGCTGCCGGGAGGCATGGTCGACGTCGGGGAGTCGTTCTCGGAGGCCGTGGTGCGGGAGGTGCGGGAGGAGACGGGACTGGACATCGCCGTCTCAGGGCTCATCGGCCTGTACTCCGACCCACGGCACGTCACGTCGTACGACGACGGAACGGTGAGCCAGGAGTGTTCGCTGGTCTTCCGTGGCACTGTCGCGGGCGGACGGCTGCGGACCAGCGACGAGTCGCGCACCGTACGTTTCGTCGAGGCTCGGGAGATCGACACGCTCCGTGTGCATCCTTCGATGCGCCTGCGGATCAGCCATGCGCTCGGGAATCCCTCCCGTCCGTATCTGGGCTAG
- a CDS encoding nSTAND1 domain-containing NTPase: MGRVFISYHAADGGTTAHRLVDVLRSAGYTDCYAYALRGHGPAVSYAWRDELRRNLLAAEALLVVTTEGSAAEWCVWEISLFRERRPEALVVEFFSGVPQGRGILDTRQALRVDPGDPRSMADAERTALLLLDEAGVSRGPALASPFPGLTAFQEEHASVYFGRDQDIDAVARPLLSRRPNGALAVIGPSGAGKSSLVRAGLVPLLRKRPPTTGGGNPYWIVLGPVTPARGGLTALAGTVAEVRRDLGLHTDTTAQVLRRLGERPEGLAELLGDIAGSVRDARILVIVDQAEELLLSTTEAEAEAEASLFVRALAEAVRLHAWLVYTVRADFLDALMRFEAFAPLLRDHHLVKPLSRTELPVVINAPLDTLGWRLDDHALGLMHEDAAGETLPLLAFALQKLWERVNPDGKRPPRAITRSEYEASGRVQEVLKAQAEEAFLLARDSLVDGDRQPVPEAERAVLKALRRLVSVDESGKYTRRPVALRDLPERELRLLRPFVECRVLTTVRHPYERPRSVEPSGSGPEWERLTEDAFEVAHESLFVHWPRLRESLARDHDALRARREIEDIAADWARFGHPPDQLIPASRLLRLLSVLSRHTEGAAGEGEFVEAWPELRGTLRDLYLSGAALSLVEQSLQRMADDETRRAEALVGSDPLGALHLLAGDGSAQADVLVRLLLHAPDLGEWRRTLRRAMAAHPQLRSFHDQEAGLWGVAWSPDDSMVVTASKDGGVRVRNAVSGEMVAEFHHARDALGGGPGWVRSVDWSADGELIASVSTDQTLRLWSWRTKDEMRIVPLDDRPWSVRFSSSGRQVFVAGHDGRVRVWDVAGVGREPVRTCLSTDKEGNTVRLWDADMSADGRYVAAAREDGLIDLHGPDGDLVQLRQFSDAEEARPVRCVRFDPATTADRVRLVAGDQSNQALTHEWIDGRGGRPLRFDGHEDQVRRVAWSPTGGRLATAAADATVRVWNAAGAEELLALRGHGQGVCDVAWSHEGDRLASAADDGSVRIWKVGPEPVSEWEFELSCVAWSPQARRLLLVDSDSPDGAWAEYVPGGAPPTVSMAKAEGIGIVESLAWSPDGTCCAVVDHNGTASLWEGFEELRQEPGARVRLRRTTVLTDAHDAVTDAQWSVDGAWLAVVSRDRTWLPRVYDRTGGLRAEPAGWTRHASFLSAVAWHPARTEFAVAGQDNLVTVNSLDTTLAEYRGDRVFMSLAWHPDGTALAVGCTDGTVLVLDHEAGRLSPRPPLRGHRQSVVSLAWSPDGSLLLTGSHDGTAHVWSGMTGGLMTVLRRAGGRTRQVLWLDRRLAATLSEDRRLCFWDVSDGVSRPRCGAPGGEHNDVASLVREARMRAR, encoded by the coding sequence ATGGGCAGGGTTTTCATCAGTTACCACGCCGCCGACGGCGGGACGACAGCCCACCGGCTCGTCGACGTCCTGCGGTCGGCCGGCTACACGGACTGCTACGCCTACGCCCTGCGCGGACACGGCCCCGCCGTCTCCTACGCCTGGCGTGACGAACTGCGCCGCAACCTGCTCGCCGCGGAGGCGCTCCTCGTGGTCACCACGGAGGGATCGGCGGCCGAGTGGTGCGTCTGGGAGATCTCCCTGTTCAGGGAGCGCAGGCCCGAGGCTCTCGTCGTGGAGTTCTTCAGCGGGGTCCCGCAGGGGCGCGGCATCCTCGACACCCGGCAGGCACTGCGGGTCGATCCCGGTGATCCCCGGTCCATGGCGGACGCGGAGCGCACGGCGCTGCTCCTGCTCGACGAGGCGGGAGTCTCGCGCGGGCCCGCCCTGGCCTCCCCCTTCCCCGGTCTGACCGCATTCCAGGAAGAGCACGCGTCGGTCTACTTCGGAAGGGACCAGGACATCGACGCGGTCGCACGGCCGCTGCTGAGCCGGCGCCCGAACGGCGCGCTGGCGGTGATCGGCCCGTCCGGGGCGGGCAAGTCGTCGCTGGTGCGCGCGGGGCTGGTGCCGTTGCTGAGGAAACGTCCGCCCACCACCGGCGGGGGCAACCCGTACTGGATCGTCCTGGGGCCCGTGACACCCGCCCGAGGAGGCCTGACGGCGTTGGCGGGCACGGTCGCCGAAGTGCGCCGGGACCTGGGGCTCCACACGGACACGACGGCGCAGGTACTCCGTCGGCTGGGTGAACGACCCGAGGGACTCGCGGAGTTGCTCGGCGACATCGCCGGGAGCGTGCGGGACGCGCGGATCCTCGTGATCGTGGACCAGGCCGAGGAACTGCTGCTGTCCACCACCGAGGCGGAGGCCGAAGCCGAGGCATCGCTGTTCGTCCGCGCTCTCGCCGAAGCCGTACGTCTGCACGCCTGGCTGGTGTACACCGTGCGCGCCGACTTCCTGGACGCGCTGATGCGGTTCGAGGCGTTCGCGCCCCTGTTGCGGGACCACCATCTGGTGAAGCCGCTGAGCCGCACGGAACTGCCCGTGGTCATCAACGCGCCGCTGGACACCCTGGGGTGGCGCCTGGACGACCACGCGCTGGGCCTCATGCACGAGGACGCGGCCGGAGAGACCCTGCCGCTCCTCGCCTTCGCGCTGCAAAAGCTCTGGGAGCGGGTCAACCCGGACGGGAAGCGGCCGCCCAGGGCCATCACGAGGAGCGAGTACGAGGCCTCCGGACGCGTGCAGGAGGTGCTCAAGGCCCAGGCCGAGGAGGCGTTCCTGCTGGCCCGGGACAGCCTCGTCGACGGCGACCGGCAACCGGTGCCGGAGGCCGAGCGGGCCGTCCTCAAGGCGCTGAGGCGTCTGGTGTCGGTGGACGAGTCGGGCAAGTACACCCGCAGGCCGGTCGCCCTGCGGGACCTTCCGGAACGCGAACTGCGGCTGCTGCGGCCCTTCGTGGAGTGCCGGGTGCTCACGACCGTCCGTCATCCCTACGAGCGTCCGCGATCCGTCGAGCCGTCGGGCTCCGGCCCCGAGTGGGAGCGCCTCACCGAGGACGCCTTCGAAGTCGCCCACGAGAGTCTCTTCGTCCACTGGCCCCGCCTGCGCGAGAGCCTGGCACGGGATCACGACGCGCTGCGCGCACGGCGGGAGATCGAGGACATCGCAGCCGACTGGGCCCGCTTCGGACACCCGCCGGACCAGCTGATTCCGGCCTCGCGGCTGCTGCGGCTGCTGTCCGTGCTGTCGCGGCACACCGAAGGCGCCGCAGGAGAGGGCGAGTTCGTCGAGGCATGGCCCGAACTGCGCGGGACGTTACGGGACCTGTACCTGTCGGGAGCCGCGCTGAGTCTGGTGGAGCAGTCGCTGCAGCGGATGGCGGACGACGAGACGAGACGGGCCGAGGCACTGGTCGGGAGCGATCCGCTGGGAGCTCTGCACCTGCTCGCGGGCGACGGCTCGGCCCAGGCAGACGTGCTGGTCCGGCTGCTGCTGCACGCACCCGACCTCGGTGAATGGCGCCGCACGCTGCGCCGCGCGATGGCCGCCCACCCCCAGCTGCGTTCGTTCCACGACCAGGAGGCGGGCCTGTGGGGGGTGGCCTGGTCCCCCGACGACAGCATGGTCGTCACGGCTTCCAAGGACGGCGGCGTACGCGTGCGGAACGCCGTCTCCGGCGAGATGGTCGCGGAGTTCCATCACGCCAGGGACGCCCTGGGGGGCGGGCCGGGATGGGTGCGCTCGGTGGACTGGTCCGCCGACGGGGAGCTGATCGCGTCGGTCTCCACGGACCAGACCCTGCGGCTGTGGTCCTGGCGGACGAAGGACGAGATGCGGATCGTGCCGCTGGACGACCGGCCGTGGTCGGTCCGGTTCTCCTCGTCGGGCCGGCAGGTGTTCGTGGCCGGTCACGACGGCAGGGTCCGGGTGTGGGACGTGGCGGGCGTCGGACGAGAGCCCGTCAGGACCTGCCTCAGCACCGACAAGGAGGGCAACACGGTCCGGCTGTGGGACGCGGACATGTCCGCGGACGGCCGGTACGTGGCGGCGGCACGGGAGGACGGGCTGATCGACCTGCACGGTCCGGACGGCGACCTCGTGCAGCTGCGGCAGTTCTCCGACGCGGAGGAGGCGAGACCGGTGCGGTGCGTGCGCTTCGATCCCGCCACCACCGCGGACAGAGTCCGGCTGGTCGCCGGTGACCAGAGCAACCAGGCGCTGACGCACGAGTGGATCGACGGGCGAGGGGGCCGGCCGCTGCGGTTCGACGGCCATGAGGACCAGGTCAGACGGGTGGCCTGGTCGCCAACCGGCGGACGCCTCGCGACCGCCGCCGCCGATGCCACCGTCAGGGTGTGGAATGCGGCCGGAGCGGAGGAACTCCTCGCGCTGCGTGGACACGGCCAGGGCGTGTGCGATGTGGCGTGGTCCCACGAGGGGGACCGGCTGGCCAGTGCCGCGGACGACGGCTCCGTGCGGATCTGGAAGGTCGGCCCGGAGCCCGTGTCCGAGTGGGAGTTCGAGCTGTCCTGTGTCGCCTGGTCACCGCAAGCGCGCAGGCTGCTGCTGGTCGATAGTGACTCCCCGGACGGAGCCTGGGCCGAGTACGTGCCCGGGGGTGCGCCGCCGACTGTGAGCATGGCGAAGGCGGAAGGGATCGGCATCGTCGAGTCCCTGGCCTGGTCGCCCGACGGAACGTGCTGTGCCGTGGTGGACCACAACGGCACCGCGTCCCTCTGGGAGGGGTTCGAGGAGCTCCGGCAAGAACCCGGTGCACGCGTCCGCCTGCGCAGGACCACTGTGCTGACCGACGCCCACGACGCGGTGACGGACGCGCAGTGGTCAGTGGACGGGGCGTGGCTGGCCGTCGTCTCCCGTGACCGGACGTGGCTGCCGCGTGTCTACGACCGGACCGGCGGCCTCCGCGCGGAACCGGCGGGATGGACCCGCCACGCGAGCTTTCTGAGCGCGGTCGCCTGGCACCCGGCGCGCACGGAATTCGCCGTGGCCGGGCAGGACAACCTGGTCACCGTCAACTCACTGGACACCACCTTGGCCGAGTACCGCGGCGACAGGGTCTTCATGAGCCTCGCCTGGCACCCGGACGGAACCGCCCTCGCCGTCGGCTGCACGGACGGCACCGTCCTCGTGCTCGACCACGAGGCCGGCCGGCTGTCGCCCCGGCCGCCTCTGCGGGGACACCGGCAGTCGGTGGTCTCCCTCGCGTGGTCGCCCGACGGGAGCCTCCTGCTCACGGGCTCCCACGACGGCACGGCACACGTCTGGAGCGGTATGACGGGAGGACTCAT